A genomic region of Zea mays cultivar B73 chromosome 6, Zm-B73-REFERENCE-NAM-5.0, whole genome shotgun sequence contains the following coding sequences:
- the LOC100281901 gene encoding Non-specific lipid-transfer protein 2 precursor, translating into MTKPSQVLLAALAAWAVVLLLLCAAAPRGADAATACDATQLTPCAGAIIIGRSPSAACCSRLKEQQPCLCTYARDPNLQRYVNSPNGKKAMAACKVPVPSC; encoded by the coding sequence ATGACGAAGCCTTCGCAGGTGCTGTTGGCGGCGCTCGCCGCCTGGGCGGTGGTCCTGCTGCTGCTGTGCGCCGCCGCGCCGCGGGGCGCCGACGCGGCGACGGCGTGCGACGCCACGCAGCTGACGCCGTGCGCCGGCGCCATCATCATCGGGAGGTCGCCCAGCGCGGCGTGCTGCAGTAGGCTCAAGGAGCAGCAGCCGTGCCTGTGCACGTACGCGCGCGACCCCAATCTTCAGCGCTACGTCAACTCGCCCAACGGCAAGAAGGCCATGGCCGCGTGCAAGGTGCCCGTGCCGTCGTGCTAG